The nucleotide window TATACGTCTCAACATCCTTTTCTCAGTCTTATCAATAACAGTACATGTGTTAATAACTACTAAGTCCGCTTTATCTGGAGAATCAACTAATTGATATCCTGAATCCTTAACCATACCTTTCATAACATCTGTTTCAGCTCTATTGGTAGTGCATCCGTATGTTTCAAAATAAATCGATTTCATTTTACAACCGTTCCATCATGTAGGTTAGGGGTCACTTCATTTCCTATTTTTCTCTTCAAATAATCTAGTCATACAACCAGCTATCAAACCACCTATGACATCGTCAAGAAAAACATCTTTTTCATCTAGTTCACTTAATATCCCTGGTTTTTGTTTGTCGTATCTAACAAAGTTGAACAAACCGTTTTTTCCAGCGATATATTCAGCAATATCGATCCCAAGTAGTTCATCTGCTACTACGTATGCTGGATCTCCTTTGTTTTGAATCCTTGATCTCCTGCCCAAATAAATTCCAGATTCAATCAACAACTTAATGTTCTCATCGCTACATTTATCTCTCAATATTGATTTAAATCTTGATCTATCTACTTTAGAGGGTACACCCCCCTCATATAATTCAAAAGCTGCGTTAGCCATATCATTGATTGTTATTCCATTTTCTTCAAGTCGATTTAAAATAGATCTATTAATTGAATAGCCTTCTTGTTTATCTAAAGCATCAATAACTCCTTCTTCAACCAGGTTATAAACAGTTCTACCAATCGGAGTTGCTACTCCAGCATATTCCACAGACTTTCCCTTTGCTCCATCTTTAGCTACAGCAATAGCATCGGTCGGAGTACCTGTTATTAGATCACCATTATACATTATCTCAAGATGTCTCAACGCATTCGCTTTAGCTTCAGTAATAACTATGAAAAGGTTCGCCATAGCTGTAGGACTGAGATTACAATCAGTTACAAGAATAATGTTTATTGTATTACTTTTATCATTTAGACT belongs to Methanonatronarchaeum sp. AMET-Sl and includes:
- a CDS encoding phosphatidylglycerophosphatase A; this translates as MDFNSFDDYFEVIGNFDVLSSAPLNGGFSECDRIVNMNVDGDDDKNEGRPIFETFLETLDLDKNELDRVVGFMTGADVTEFYVGSAEVDGNEVKVWITAGIGNSLNDKSNTINIILVTDCNLSPTAMANLFIVITEAKANALRHLEIMYNGDLITGTPTDAIAVAKDGAKGKSVEYAGVATPIGRTVYNLVEEGVIDALDKQEGYSINRSILNRLEENGITINDMANAAFELYEGGVPSKVDRSRFKSILRDKCSDENIKLLIESGIYLGRRSRIQNKGDPAYVVADELLGIDIAEYIAGKNGLFNFVRYDKQKPGILSELDEKDVFLDDVIGGLIAGCMTRLFEEKNRK